One stretch of Malus domestica chromosome 14, GDT2T_hap1 DNA includes these proteins:
- the LOC103423742 gene encoding condensin-1 complex subunit CAP-D2 yields the protein MAPVFVFPPSLRALEEEQEDNRIRAQNPIDIAALRPSELEEFVKGTSFELSDKELFCIEEQDVFDRVYSLIRGYNILPPSCKVNLLESLRSNLSVLLPNVDSLSRVSQGQDDVTQMPDRVASHRNAFKIYTFFLLTVVLSEESNITSNNNVKVTASTRKKHPKNTWNWEPQRGRILNLIANSLEIKLSLLFGSSGLEENYISFIAKNAFSLFENGTLLKDSDTKDALCRIIGACATKYQYMAQSCASIMHLLHKYDFAATHIADAVARAEKKYADGSLASSLIREIGRTNPKDYIKDTVGAENVGRFLVELSDRLPKLMSTNIGLLVPHFGGESYKIRNALAGVLGKLVAKAFKDVEGEVSSKCVRLRTKQAMLDILLERCRDVSAYTRSRVLQVWAELCEEHSVSIGLWNELAEVAAGRLEDKSAMVRKSALNLLIMMLQHNPFGPQLRIASFEATLHQYKKKLKELDPDTSSESDKNRVPSDDNTSADSEVDDANAGVNKEQQESLSDSCLPHMEENIVQKDGSVPDVGNLEQTRALVASLEAGLRFSKGISATIPTLVQLMASSSVTDVENTIHLLMRCKQFQIDASEACLHKMLPLVFSQEKSIYEAVENAFITIYIKKNPVETAKNLMNLAVESNIGDLAALEFIVAALVSKGDISTGVISALWDFFCFNISGTTAEQSRGALSVVCMAAKSSTAVLGSHLQDIIDIGFGRWAKMEPLLARTACIALQRLSVEDRKKLLSNNGRRVFGILESLVTGFGLPANIWYAAADKAIAAIYAIHPTPETSASNLVKKSLSSVFDFSGGEELQDQITSVSAGMLTTVQVGKLSRYLFVVSHVAMNQLVYIESCLKKVQKQKIWKEKMDSDQNANNTPKENGINTELGLAASEDAVLDTLSEKAEKEIVGGGSTEKNLIGHCAPFLSKLCRNFSLMQKYPELQVSAMLALCRFMIIDASFCDANLQLLFTVVESAPSEIVRSNCTISLGDLAVRFPNLLEPWTENMYSRLKDASASVRKNAVLVLSHLILNDMMKVKGYINEMAIRLEDEDERISNLAKLFFNELSKKGSNPIYNLLPDILGKLSNQNLKRESFCNIMQFLIGSIKKDKQMEALVEKLCNRFSGDTDIRQWEYISYCLSQLAFTEKGMKKLIESFKTYKQVLSEDSVMDHFRNIINKAKKFAKPELKSCIEEFEDKLNKLHLEKKEQEVTARNAEIHKQKISSMEGFGDTGKASDASSESDITEGVETDSEVIDSSVEGMTEHVNDVSKSVSSESEERSGALSELTESEPGDVEVQSAKTNIRGASKSKAKKSNMKEKDEQSKISASTGKRIRSKQR from the exons ATGGCTCCCGTCTTTGTGTTCCCCCCGAGCCTGAGAGCCTTGGAAGAAGAACAGGAAGACAACCGTATCCGCGCCCAGAACCCGATAGACATCGCCGCTCTTCGTCCCTCCGAACTCGAAGAGTTCGTCAAAG GCACATCCTTTGAACTCTCCGATAAAGAGCTATTTTGTATTGAAGAGCAAGATGTGTTCGACCGTGTGTACTCACTGATTCGGGGTTACAATATTCTACCCCCATCTTGTAAAGTCAATCTTCTAGAGAGTCTTCGGTCCAATCTCAGCGTTCTCCTCCCAAATGTTGATTCACTCTCCCGGGTTTCTCAAGGCCAGGATGATGTCACTCAAATGCCAGATCGGGTTGCATCACATCGCAATGCTTTTAAAATCTACACATTCTTTCTCCTCACTGTTGTTCTCAGTGAGGAGTCCAACATCACTTCCAACAACAATGTGAAG GTGACAGCTAGTACCAGGAAGAAGCATCCTAAAAACACATGGAATTGGGAGCCACAAAGAGGTCGCATACTTAATTTGATTGCTAATTCATTAGAGATCAAGCTTTCCTTGCTCTTTGGCTCATCAGGCCTGGAAgaaaattatatttctttcaTTGCCAA AAATGCATTTTCGCTGTTTGAGAACGGCACACTTTTAAAAGACTCTGACACAAAAGATGCTCTGTGCCGTATAATTGGGGCTTGTGCCACGAAATACCAGTACATGGCACAATCTTGTGCATCGATCATGCATCTACTTCACAAATATGATTTTGCTGCTACCCACATTGCCGATGCAGTGGCTAGGGCTGAGAAGAAGTATGCTGACGGAAGTCTAGCCAGCTCTCTTATCAGAGAGATAGGGAGGACAAATCCAAAAGACTACATCAAGGATACTGTTGGGGCTGAAAATGTTGGTCGGTTTTTGGTGGAACTTTCTGATCGGCTGCCTAAACTGATGTCTACCAACATTGGCCTTCTTGTCCCACATTTTGGTGGGGAATCTTATAAGATAAGGAATGCTCTTGCCGGTGTCTTGGGAAAGCTGGTTGCAAAGGCTTTTAAGGATGTTGAAGGTGAAGTGAGTTCTAAATGTGTTCGTCTTAGAACCAAGCAAGCCATGTTGGATATTTTGCTTGAGCGGTGTCGAGATGTTTCAGCATATACAAGGAGTCGTGTTCTTCAGGTTTGGGCTGAACTATGCGAGGAACATTCTGTTTCAATTGGCTTGTGGAATGAGCTTGCAGAAGTTGCTGCAGGGAGGTTGGAGGATAAGAGTGCAATGGTTAGAAAATCTGCTCTAAATCTACTTATCATGATGTTGCAACACAACCCATTCGGCCCACAACTTCGAATAGCTTCCTTTGAAGCAACCTTACATCAGTACAAGAAAAAGCTGAAAGAGCTCGATCCAGATACCTCTTCAGAAAGTGATAAGAACAGGGTGCCATCTGATGATAATACCTCTGCGGATAGTGAGGTTGATGATGCAAATGCAGGTGTGAATAAGGAGCAGCAGGAGAGTTTATCTGATAGTTGCTTGCCTCATATGGAAGAAAATATAGTTCAAAAGGATGGCTCTGTGCCGGATGTAGGTAACTTAGAGCAGACCAGGGCCTTGGTAGCATCACTTGAGGCTGGGTTAAGGTTTTCAAAGGGTATATCTGCCACAATCCCAACACTTGTTCAATTGATGGCATCATCTTCTGTCACTGATGTTGAGAATACGATACATTTGCTGATGAGGTGCAAACAGTTTCAAATTGATGCCTCAGAGGCATGTCTTCATAAGATGTTGCCACTG GTATTTTCTCAGGAAAAATCCATCTATGAAGCTGTCGAAAATGCCTTCATCACAATTTACATAAAGAAAAACCCAGTAGAAACAGCCAAGAATCTTATGAATCTTGCGGTAGAATCAAATATTGGAGATCTAGCTGCTCTTGAGTTTATAGTTGCTGCCTTGGTGTCCAAAGGTGATATATCCACTGGTGTG ATATCAGCCTTATGGGATTTCTTTTGCTTCAACATAAGTGGAACTACTGCGGAGCAAAGCCGTGGTGCGTTGTCCGTCGTTTGCATGGCTGCAAAATCATCCACCGCAGTTCTTGGCTCTCATTTACAGGATATTATTGATATTGGGTTTGGTCGTTGGGCTAAAATGGAACCTCTGCTTGCTAGGACAGCATGCATTGCTCTTCAGAGATTGTCCGTGGAAGATAGGAAAAAATTGTTGTCTAATAATGGACGGCGGGTTTTTGGTATTTTAGAGAGTTTGGTTACTGGGTTTGGGCTTCCAGCAAACATATGGTATGCTGCTGCTGATAAAGCCATAGCTGCTAtatatgcaattcatccaaccCCGGAAACTTCAGCTTCCAATCTAGTGAAAAAATCCCTGAGTTCTGTTTTTGATTTTAGTGGAGGTGAGGAGTTGCAGGATCAAATCACTAGTGTTAGTGCTGGCATGCTTACCACTGTTCAGGTCGGAAAACTTAGTAGATATCTCTTTGTCGTAAGCCATGTTGCCATGAACCAACTGGTATATATTGAATCCTGCCTTAAGAAGGTCCagaaacaaaaaatttggaaagaGAAGATGGATTCTGACCAGAATGCTAACAATACCCCAAAG GAAAATGGTATCAATACTGAGCTTGGCCTTGCAGCCTCTGAAGATGCAGTACTTGATACACTCTCTGAAAAGGCAGAAAAAGAAATAGTTGGTGGCGGTTCCACCGAAAAGAACTTGATTGGACACTGTGCACCATTCTTGTCAAAACTTTGTAGAAATTTTAGTTTGATGCAGAAG TACCCGGAGCTACAAGTGTCTGCAATGCTTGCTTTATGTCGGTTTATGATTATTGATGCAAGTTTCTG TGATGCCAATCTCCAGCTTCTCTTTACAGTTGTGGAGAGTGCACCATCAGAAATCGTTCGTTCTAATTGTACTATTAGTCTTGGAGACTTGGCAGTTCGGTTCCCCAATCTGCTAGAACCATGGACAGAGAATATGTATTCCAGGTTAAAGGACGCTTCAGCTTCGGTTAGGAAGAATGCTGTTCTGGTGCTCTCACACCTTATACTAAATGACATGATGAAG GTTAAAGGTTACATAAATGAAATGGCTATAAGACTAGAAGATGAGGATGAGAGGATTTCAAATCTGgctaaacttttttttaatgagTTATCTAAGAAAG GGAGCAATCCGATATATAATCTGCTTCCAGATATACTTGGAAAGTTATCCAACCAGAATTTGAAGAGAGAGTCTTTTTGCAACATCATGCAGTTTTTAATTGGTTCCATCAAGAAG GACAAACAAATGGAAGCCCTTGTTGAAAAGCTTTGCAATAGGTTTAGTGGAGATACAG ATATCAGACAATGGGAATATATTTCTTATTGCCTCTCTCAGCTGGCATTCACTGAAAAGGGAATGAAAAAGCTTATAGAGTCATTCAAGACGTATAAACAAGTCCTCTCGGAGGATTCTGTGATGGACCACTTTAGAAACATAATAAACAAG GCAAAGAAGTTTGCAAAACCAGAACTTAAATCGTGCATTGAGGAATTTGAGGATAAGCTGAATAAGTTACACTTGGAAAAGAAGGAACAAGAAGTGACAGCAAGAAATGCCGAAATTCATAAGCAGAAGATCAGCAGCATGGAAGGTTTTGGGGATACCGGGAAAGCTAGTGACGCTAGTTCAGAATCTGATATTACCGAAG GTGTAGAAACCGACAGCGAAGTCATTGATTCATCTGTCGAAGGGATGACTGAGCATGTGAATGACGTCTCAAAATCTGTATCGTCTGAGTCAGAAGAACGTTCTGGTGCTTTGAGTGAGTTGACAGAATCAGAACCAGGTGACGTTGAAGTTCAATCGGCAAAAACTAACATAAGAG GAGCGTCGAAATCGAAAGCCAAGAAAAGCAACatgaaagagaaagatgaaCAAAGTAAGATTTCTGCATCCACAGGAAAAAGAATCAGGTCAAAGCAAAGGTAA